A single region of the Candidatus Marinarcus aquaticus genome encodes:
- the glmS gene encoding glutamine--fructose-6-phosphate transaminase (isomerizing): MCGIVGYIGKQKTVNILLDGLKELEYRGYDSAGVALLNQNKISVYKALGKLNNLEEKINTSNDNESYDLGIGHTRWATHGKPTELNAHPHLGEYSYVVHNGIIENYKELKDELISHGHKFVSQTDTEVIVHLFEYYQNSLNSCQEAFEKTVERLEGAYSILLISKACPENIFFFKHGSPLIVAHGMNEGEVLFASSDAPLIGLCKDVVYLEDECGGVASKEGIVFFDESQVQWGSLPSSKQFAQKEGYRFFMEKEIYEQSNVVSDTMLGRLQDQSITFDEFDASLIQGINEIKICACGTSYHAGITASYLFERLAKVKCSVEIASEFRYKEPLLTKDTLFIVISQSGETADTLEALKMAKKNGLKSIVVCNVDNSSMTRVADHSVLTRAGIEKGVASTKAFSTQVVVLWMMALYFAQQKKVLSQEAMHTELHALREVPSSLLVLDKVHEKTRRLSKRYLHGHGFFFIGRDVFFPLALEGALKLKEISYLHAEGYPAGEMKHGPIALADPELFTIALMPQHLLYDKIKSNVEELSARDSTICAISPLSFDLADDFIQTNVKDHYMLEFFEMLVVLQLLSMEISVRLGNDVDMPRNLAKSVTVE; this comes from the coding sequence ATGTGTGGTATTGTTGGTTATATTGGTAAGCAAAAAACAGTCAATATTTTATTAGATGGATTAAAGGAGCTTGAGTACAGAGGGTACGACTCTGCTGGAGTTGCTTTACTGAATCAAAATAAAATTTCTGTGTATAAAGCTTTGGGGAAACTTAATAACTTAGAAGAGAAAATCAATACCAGCAACGACAATGAAAGTTATGACTTAGGTATTGGTCATACACGATGGGCCACACACGGTAAACCTACAGAACTAAACGCGCATCCACATTTAGGAGAGTACTCTTATGTGGTGCATAATGGAATCATTGAAAATTATAAAGAGCTTAAAGATGAGCTTATATCTCATGGACACAAATTTGTTTCTCAAACAGACACGGAAGTGATTGTGCATCTTTTTGAGTATTATCAAAACAGTTTGAACTCGTGTCAAGAAGCGTTTGAAAAAACTGTAGAACGACTTGAAGGGGCATACTCTATTTTACTCATTTCAAAAGCGTGCCCTGAGAACATCTTCTTCTTTAAACATGGAAGCCCTTTGATTGTGGCACATGGCATGAATGAAGGGGAAGTACTGTTCGCTTCTTCAGATGCACCTTTAATAGGGCTGTGTAAAGATGTGGTTTATTTAGAAGATGAGTGTGGTGGTGTGGCTTCAAAAGAGGGTATTGTCTTTTTTGATGAGAGCCAAGTGCAATGGGGAAGTTTGCCCAGTTCTAAGCAATTTGCTCAAAAAGAGGGTTATCGTTTCTTTATGGAAAAAGAGATTTATGAGCAAAGCAATGTGGTCAGTGATACGATGTTGGGACGACTTCAAGACCAAAGTATCACGTTTGATGAGTTTGATGCAAGTCTTATTCAAGGCATTAATGAAATCAAAATATGTGCATGCGGTACCTCGTATCATGCAGGAATCACAGCATCTTATCTTTTTGAGCGATTAGCAAAAGTGAAATGTTCGGTTGAGATTGCAAGTGAATTTCGATATAAAGAGCCACTTTTAACCAAAGACACACTTTTTATTGTGATTTCTCAAAGTGGTGAGACCGCGGATACATTAGAAGCTTTGAAAATGGCCAAAAAAAATGGTCTCAAATCAATTGTGGTATGTAATGTAGATAACTCCTCCATGACCCGAGTGGCGGACCACTCTGTTTTAACGCGTGCAGGAATTGAAAAAGGGGTGGCAAGTACCAAAGCCTTTTCAACGCAAGTTGTGGTACTTTGGATGATGGCCTTATATTTTGCACAACAAAAAAAGGTTCTTAGCCAAGAGGCAATGCATACAGAACTGCACGCTTTAAGAGAAGTTCCCTCTTCTTTATTGGTATTAGATAAAGTTCATGAAAAAACGCGACGTCTCTCAAAGCGTTATTTACATGGCCATGGTTTTTTCTTTATAGGACGTGATGTCTTTTTCCCATTGGCACTGGAAGGTGCTCTTAAATTAAAAGAAATTTCATATTTACACGCAGAAGGATATCCTGCAGGTGAGATGAAACACGGGCCAATTGCATTGGCAGATCCAGAACTTTTTACAATTGCTTTAATGCCTCAACACTTGCTTTATGATAAAATAAAGAGTAATGTCGAGGAGTTAAGTGCACGTGATAGTACGATTTGTGCTATTTCGCCATTGAGTTTTGATTTGGCTGATGATTTTATACAAACCAATGTAAAAGATCACTACATGTTAGAGTTCTTTGAGATGTTGGTGGTGTTACAGTTACTCTCTATGGAGATTTCTGTACGATTAGGAAATGATGTGGATATGCCAAGAAACTTGGCGAAGTCCGTTACTGTTGAATAG